In the Dioscorea cayenensis subsp. rotundata cultivar TDr96_F1 chromosome 12, TDr96_F1_v2_PseudoChromosome.rev07_lg8_w22 25.fasta, whole genome shotgun sequence genome, one interval contains:
- the LOC120274040 gene encoding pentatricopeptide repeat-containing protein At5g64320, mitochondrial-like, with product MPQRLHLATSSAIKLRSFCKCLHSISCLSKGSSLDAQKSSPENEWVRLLKPFDLAELRESLVGITPRQVSRFLELPLDVSTCLDIFNWAGAQKGYSHSFDVYFVLIRKLGEAREFKMIELLLRKSIEEGIVLRECLFIVIMKCYGSSGFPGNAVRVLDEMRAVFGCEPTFKSYNVALGILVGAGCHRMAANLFYKMLHGGVRLTTFSFSIVIKALCFMNEVESACSLLPGMTKHGCVPDAIVYQTLIHALCKHNRVKEALKLLEEMLVIGCSVDVDTFNDVIHGLCKFGRMHDAGKLINRMQLRGCKPNALTYGVFLQGLCKNGQVDEARIHLSRVPNSNVVLFNTVIGGYLNEGRFEEAKYLYDNMIRNGCCPDFYTYSIIINGLCKAGRLGSARQVLSKMESQFCKPNIVTYTILIDAFCKVGRWEEIEVILEEMSLKGLSLNTVTYNCLVSGLCKDRNIKEAMELIKRMKMEGCKPDIFTYNSLLYGLCKNDQIKEAFQLYESLLAEGVVANNVTYNSMIHALLNKGKWQDAMDLAKEMVFHGCSLDIVSYNGLIKALCKDGEVEKAMEMFENMTEKGIKPSNFSYNILINGLCKLRRVQDALKLSQEMLQRGLTPDIVTYNSIINGMCKMGWMHAALNLLEKLHHEDVLPDTITYNILISWHCKASMLDDANGLLNRAINSGIWPNAHTWNIMVNNFVREPGFLIPE from the coding sequence ATGCCTCAAAGACTCCATCTTGCCACTAGTAGTGCGATAAAGCTTCGATCTTTTTGCAAATGCCTTCACTCTATCTCGTGTTTGTCGAAAGGAAGCAGCTTGGATGCTCAGAAATCTAGTCCAGAGAATGAATGGGTGAGGCTTCTCAAACCATTTGATCTTGCTGAACTCCGGGAATCTCTTGTTGGCATTACTCCTCGTCAGGTTAGCAGATTTCTTGAGCTCCCACTTGATGTTTCTACTTGCTTGGATATCTTCAATTGGGCAGGTGCTCAGAAAGGGTATTCGCAttcttttgatgtttattttgttcttatAAGAAAATTGGGTGAAGCTAGAGAGTTTAAGATGATAGAATTGTTGTTGAGGAAGTCTATAGAGGAAGGCATTGTCCTCAGAGAGTGTTTGTTCATTGTGATAATGAAGTGCTATGGTAGTTCGGGATTCCCGGGTAATGCAGTTCGGGTGCTTGATGAAATGCGAGCGGTGTTTGGTTGTGAGCCAACATTTAAATCGTATAACGTTGCTTTGGGTATTTTGGTTGGAGCAGGTTGTCACCGTATGGCGGCAAATTTGTTCTATAAAATGCTGCATGGAGGAGTCCGGCTGACCACTTTCTCATTTTCTATTGTGATCAAAGCTCTTTGTTTTATGAACGAGGTAGAGTCTGCATGCTCACTTCTTCCGGGTATGACGAAGCATGGTTGTGTCCCTGATGCTATTGTGTATCAGACTTTGATACATGCCTTGTGTAAGCATAACAGGGTGAAAGAGGCATTGAAGCTTTTGGAGGAGATGCTTGTTATTGGTTGTTCAGTGGATGTCGATACTTTTAATGATGTGATTCATGGGCTCTGTAAGTTTGGTCGTATGCATGACGCAGGAAAGTTGATTAATAGGATGCAACTTCGTGGGTGCAAACCAAATGCCTTGACGTATGGAGTCTTCTTGCAAGGTTTGTGTAAAAATGGTCAAGTGGATGAAGCGAGAATTCATTTGAGTCGAGTCCCAAACTCGAATGTCGTCTTATTTAATACTGTGATCGGTGGATACTTGAATGAAGGAAGGTTTGAGGAAGCAAAATATTTGTATGATAACATGATAAGGAATGGTTGTTGCCCTGACTTTTACACTTACAGCATCATAATCAATGGCCTTTGCAAGGCTGGAAGATTGGGATCAGCCAGACAAGTATTAAGCAAGATGGAGAGTCAGTTCTGCAAGCCAAATATTGTCACTTATACAATATTGATAGATGCTTTCTGTAAGGTCGGTAGGTGGGAGGAAATTGAagtgattttggaggaaatgtCTTTGAAAGGTTTGAGTCTGAATACTGTAACATATAATTGCCTTGTTTCTGGGTTGTGTAAGGACAGGAATATCAAAGAGGCAATGGAACTTATCAAAAGGATGAAGATGGAGGGTTGCAAGCCTGACATATTCACATACAATTCCCTTTTGTATGGATTATGTAAAAATGACCAAATAAAGGAGGCATTTCAGTTATATGAAAGTTTATTAGCAGAAGGTGTCGTTGCTAATAATGTAACATACAATTCCATGATTCATGCACTGCTGAATAAGGGAAAGTGGCAAGACGCGATGGACCTTGCTAAGGAGATGGTATTTCATGGTTGCTCCCTTGATATTGTAAGCTATAATGGACTGATAAAAGCTCTTTGCAAAGATGGAGAAGTTGAGAAGGCTATGGAAATGTTTGAGAACATGACCGAAAAGGGTATCAAGCCAAGTAATTTTTCTTACAACATTTTGATAAATGGGCTCTGCAAATTAAGAAGAGTACAAGATGCGCTTAAGCTCTCACAAGAAATGCTTCAACGAGGTTTGACACCTGATATTGTTACTTATAATAGTATTATAAATGGTATGTGTAAAATGGGATGGATGCATGCAGCATTAAACCTCTTAGAGAAACTACATCACGAAGATGTTCTTCCTGATACAATAACATACAATATTCTCATTAGCTGGCACTGCAAAGCTAGTATGCTTGATGATGCCAATGGGCTTCTAAACAGAGCAATTAACAGTGGAATTTGGCCTAATGCTCACACTTGGAACATAATGGTGAATAACTTTGTCAGAGAACCGGGTTTTTTGATACCAGAGTAG